GATCCGCAGCGCCGCGACGAGCTCGCGGTAGAGGTCGTCGGTCACGAGCAGCTCGGCGTGCGTGCCCGTCGCCCGGACCCGGCCCGCCTCCAGCACGACGATCTGCTGCGCGTCGATCACCGTCGACAGCCGGTGGGCGATCGTCAGCACCGCGTGCTCGCGGCCGACGCCGTCGATGACGTCCTGGACCGCCGCCTCGGTGAGGCCGTCGAGCTGCGCGGTCGCCTCGTCGAGCAGCAGCACGTCCGGCACCCGCACGACCGCGCGCGCGAGGGCGACCCGCTGGCGCTCGCCGCCGGACAGGCTCGTCGCGGACACGACCGTGTCGAGCCCGTCGGCGAGCGAGCGCACGCGGTCGCCGAGCCGGACCGCGTCGAGCGCGCGCCACACCTCGTCGTCGGTCGCGTCCGGGTGGCGGATCACGACGTTCTCCCGGAGCGTCCCGGACAGCAGCGGGGTCTCCTGCTCGACGTACGCGAGCCGCGAGCGCACCGCGTCGATGCTCAGGTCGGTGAACGGCACGCCGTCGAGCCGGAGCGTGCCGCCCGTCGGGTCCACGAACCGCAGCAGCAGCGAGAACGTCGACGTCTTGCCGGCGCCCGACGGCCCGACGATCGCGGTGTGACCGCGGCGCGGCACGGCGAGCGAGAGCTCGTGCACCGCGGGCTCGTCCGCGCCCGGGTAGGTGAGCGTCACCCGGTCGAGCTCGAGCACCGCCGGGGACGCGGCGCCCGCCGGCAGCGCCCCGCCCGCGTGCACGTCCTCGACCTCGATGCCCTCGGTCTCGCGGATCCGCGCGGCCGCTGCGACGCCTGACTGCAGCTGCGTGAACGTCTGGGTCAGCGTCGTGATGGGGTCGATGATGTTGAAGGCGTAGAGCAGGAACGCCACGAGCGTCGAGACGGTGAGCCCGCCGGCGTCGACGCGCCAGGCGCCGATCGCGAGGATCGCGATGATCGCGAGCTGGATGCCGCCGCCCGCGATCGACCACGCGACCGCGGTGATCCACACCGCCCGCACGCTGTGCCGTGCCGACTCCTCGGCCTCGTGCACGATGCGCTCGACCTGACGCTCCTCGGCCCGGCTGGCCTTCACGGTCCGCAGCGCGCGCAGGCTCGTCTCCAGCACCGAGCCGAGCTGCCCCACGGAGGCCTGGGCGGCGCGCTGCGCGACCCCGATCTTCGGCAGGAGCATCCCGAGCAGCACGGCGACCACCACGATGGCCGCGAGGGTGCTGAGCAGCAGCGGCAGGTCGAGCACCGCCATGAGCACGACCGTCCCGACGAGCGAGACGAGGCCGTTGACGAGCTGCACCGCGCTCGACGACGCCGCCTCGCGGAGCAGCACGGTGTCGGAGGTGATGCGCGTGACGAGCTCCCCGGTCGGCCGCTCCGTGACGTCACCGAGCCGGCCGCGCAGGAACCGGTGCACGAGCGAGGTGCGCGCGTCGAGCACGACCTGCTCCGCGAGGCGTCCTAGCAGGACCCACTGCGCGAGCCCGCACACGAGCCCCAGGAGGAGGAGCCCGACGAGGATCCCGACGGGGCGCGAGAGCGAGGCGTCCGTGCCCAGGGTGTCGAGCACCCACTTCGTGGCGAGCGGCATGGCGAGGGTCGCGGCCGTCGCACCGAGGCCGAGCACGATCCCGACCGCGACGACCCGGGCGTGCGGGCGGACGAAGGCCCAGAGGACGCGCAGGTTCTCCCAGCGCAGCGGGACCTTCTCCTCGGTCGCGGTCGCGGTCGCGGTGGCGGTGCCGGCGGCGGCCGGGTCTGCGGCGGCGCCGTCGCCGACGTCCGCGCGGTCGGCGCTCACGACGCCCTCCCCGCGACGCGCGCCGCGACCCCGTCGAGCAGCAGCGCGAGGCCGGTCCGGAACGTCTCGGTCGCCTCCTGCTCGAGGTAGGGCACCGACTCGTCGTCGAGCGTGAACGCGCCCTGGCCGGCGAGGCGGGTGACCGCTGGGAACCGGGTGTCGAAGTCCGTCGCGACCTGCTCGAGCAGGGCCGAGCGCTCGTACCACCACGCGTCCTCGGCGACGCCGGTCGCCGACTCCGCCTGCCGGGTCTCGGCGACGGTCTGCGCGACCCCGCCGACGAGCTGGACGAGCGCGCTCGCGAGCCGGCGCAGGTCCCGCGGGGGCAGCCCTGACCCCTCGACCGCCGCGAGCAGGCCGTCGAGCTGGGCGTACTCGTGGGGTCCGAGCACGGGCCGCGCGGGCGACACCTCGAGCACCCACGGGTGCCGGAGGTAGAAGGCCCACGTCGCCTCCGCCCACGACTCGACGCGCTCCCGCCACGTCGCGCCGGGGTGCGTGCGCGGGAGCTCGGCGTGGACGGCGTCGTGCATGAGGTCGACCAGGACGGCCTTGGTGGGCACGTGCGT
The Cellulomonas sp. NS3 DNA segment above includes these coding regions:
- a CDS encoding ABC transporter ATP-binding protein; the protein is MSADRADVGDGAAADPAAAGTATATATATEEKVPLRWENLRVLWAFVRPHARVVAVGIVLGLGATAATLAMPLATKWVLDTLGTDASLSRPVGILVGLLLLGLVCGLAQWVLLGRLAEQVVLDARTSLVHRFLRGRLGDVTERPTGELVTRITSDTVLLREAASSSAVQLVNGLVSLVGTVVLMAVLDLPLLLSTLAAIVVVAVLLGMLLPKIGVAQRAAQASVGQLGSVLETSLRALRTVKASRAEERQVERIVHEAEESARHSVRAVWITAVAWSIAGGGIQLAIIAILAIGAWRVDAGGLTVSTLVAFLLYAFNIIDPITTLTQTFTQLQSGVAAAARIRETEGIEVEDVHAGGALPAGAASPAVLELDRVTLTYPGADEPAVHELSLAVPRRGHTAIVGPSGAGKTSTFSLLLRFVDPTGGTLRLDGVPFTDLSIDAVRSRLAYVEQETPLLSGTLRENVVIRHPDATDDEVWRALDAVRLGDRVRSLADGLDTVVSATSLSGGERQRVALARAVVRVPDVLLLDEATAQLDGLTEAAVQDVIDGVGREHAVLTIAHRLSTVIDAQQIVVLEAGRVRATGTHAELLVTDDLYRELVAALRISTEPDPV
- a CDS encoding TetR/AcrR family transcriptional regulator, which produces MYTSQGSAARAMPLLWRSPTPGGAPPDATAGPPSGRASTPVPLGVDAVVDAAIALADERGLPGVSMRAVGDRLGCTAMALYTHVPTKAVLVDLMHDAVHAELPRTHPGATWRERVESWAEATWAFYLRHPWVLEVSPARPVLGPHEYAQLDGLLAAVEGSGLPPRDLRRLASALVQLVGGVAQTVAETRQAESATGVAEDAWWYERSALLEQVATDFDTRFPAVTRLAGQGAFTLDDESVPYLEQEATETFRTGLALLLDGVAARVAGRAS